A single window of Tenericutes bacterium MZ-XQ DNA harbors:
- a CDS encoding pyruvate kinase encodes MIRKTKIICTIGPAIESETMISKMIDAGMNVARLNFSHANHEEHLARIKMIRKVSKEKGRYIGVMADTKGPEIRTGKFENDKAEFKTGDIIEVHRENILGNSKRFHIDCNELYDDMIPGQFILIDDGKIKLTVLENKDGVMKCEVMNSGVIKTKKGVNVPNVKLSMPFISKKDHDDIVFAASNDVDMFALSFVRRKEDVLEVRKILEDMGKGDIEIISKIENQEGVDNLDSILEVSDGVMVARGDLGVEVSTQLVPLYQKHIIKKANEAGKPVITATHMLESMMTSPRPTRAEASDVANAILDGSDAIMLSGESAAGEYPIEAVLTMDTIAKAIEPSIPYRDRLEHNIKTSQQTVNDAIGIAVSQTALSLPKAEVVVAFTETGGTAKRICKFRPSTPIIAITDSLKTCHKLSYYWGVHPAFREDVKDYSLYDEAAIDTAKAFGYKSGTTLIITSGWAQHHGSTNTMRIIDIP; translated from the coding sequence ATGATTAGAAAAACAAAAATTATTTGTACAATTGGACCAGCAATTGAATCAGAAACAATGATATCAAAAATGATAGATGCTGGTATGAATGTGGCTAGATTAAATTTTTCTCATGCAAATCATGAAGAACATTTAGCACGCATTAAAATGATCAGAAAAGTCTCAAAAGAAAAGGGACGTTATATCGGAGTTATGGCAGATACCAAAGGACCTGAGATTAGAACTGGGAAGTTTGAAAACGATAAAGCAGAATTTAAAACTGGAGACATTATTGAAGTTCATAGAGAAAACATATTGGGGAATTCTAAAAGATTTCACATTGATTGTAATGAACTTTATGATGATATGATTCCAGGGCAGTTCATTCTTATTGATGATGGTAAAATAAAACTTACTGTTTTAGAAAATAAAGATGGCGTTATGAAATGCGAAGTGATGAACTCAGGTGTTATTAAAACCAAAAAAGGAGTTAATGTACCTAATGTAAAACTTTCAATGCCATTCATTTCTAAAAAAGATCATGATGATATTGTATTTGCAGCGAGCAATGATGTTGATATGTTTGCTCTATCATTTGTAAGAAGAAAAGAAGATGTATTAGAAGTTAGAAAAATATTAGAAGATATGGGCAAAGGTGACATCGAAATCATTTCTAAGATTGAAAATCAAGAAGGTGTTGATAATCTTGATAGCATATTAGAAGTATCTGACGGTGTTATGGTTGCTCGTGGAGATTTAGGTGTGGAAGTGTCTACACAACTTGTACCTCTATATCAAAAACATATTATTAAAAAAGCTAATGAAGCTGGTAAACCTGTCATAACAGCAACACATATGTTAGAGTCTATGATGACATCACCAAGACCTACACGTGCTGAAGCATCAGATGTCGCGAACGCGATATTAGATGGATCAGATGCGATTATGTTATCTGGAGAATCAGCTGCTGGTGAATATCCAATAGAAGCTGTTTTAACAATGGATACCATTGCAAAAGCTATTGAACCAAGTATTCCTTATCGTGACCGATTAGAACATAACATTAAAACAAGTCAGCAAACTGTTAATGATGCAATTGGTATTGCTGTCAGTCAAACAGCATTATCACTTCCGAAAGCTGAAGTCGTTGTCGCATTTACAGAAACTGGTGGTACCGCAAAACGTATTTGTAAATTTAGACCATCAACACCAATAATCGCGATTACAGATAGCCTTAAGACTTGTCATAAGTTATCTTATTATTGGGGTGTTCATCCAGCATTTAGAGAAGATGTTAAAGATTATTCGTTATATGATGAAGCAGCGATAGATACTGCAAAAGCATTTGGATATAAATCGGGAACGACTCTCATTATTACATCTGGTTGGGCGCAACACCATGGTTCAACCAACACCATGAGAATTATTGATATTCCATAA
- a CDS encoding fatty acid-binding protein DegV, producing the protein MSNPYVLVTDSCSDLTLEQVKKMEIDVVALSVEIDEKTYKHYPDERQLNVKDFYDLLRDKKVAKTSLINVGEYLDFFEGKLKENKDILYIAFSSALSGSYQSSVIARQELLEKYPDRKIVIIDSRSASMGQGLLIWYAYQKMQEGLSIDEVAKWVEMHKLKLCHLFTVDDLGTLKRGGRLSGTQALLGSLLKVKPVLHVTNEGKLVPIKKARGRKTSLQTIVDIMKEKIENPSDQTIFISHGDDLEDANYTAQLIQEQIGVKEIVFGMIGPVIGAHSGPKTIAVFFMGNER; encoded by the coding sequence ATGAGTAATCCATACGTTTTAGTAACTGATTCATGTAGTGATTTAACACTTGAACAAGTCAAGAAGATGGAAATTGATGTTGTTGCATTATCTGTTGAAATTGATGAAAAGACATATAAGCATTATCCTGATGAGAGACAATTAAATGTAAAAGATTTCTATGATTTATTAAGAGACAAGAAAGTTGCAAAAACGTCACTCATCAATGTTGGGGAGTATTTAGATTTTTTTGAAGGAAAACTTAAAGAAAATAAAGATATTTTATATATTGCATTTTCTTCAGCTTTATCTGGATCTTATCAATCATCAGTGATTGCTAGACAAGAGCTTTTAGAAAAATATCCAGATAGAAAAATTGTGATTATTGATTCTAGATCTGCATCTATGGGTCAAGGGTTACTCATTTGGTATGCTTATCAAAAAATGCAGGAAGGATTAAGCATTGATGAAGTTGCAAAATGGGTAGAGATGCATAAACTCAAATTATGCCATTTATTTACAGTTGATGATTTAGGAACCTTAAAACGTGGAGGAAGACTTTCAGGAACTCAAGCATTATTGGGTTCACTTTTAAAAGTTAAGCCTGTTCTCCATGTTACAAATGAAGGTAAATTAGTGCCTATTAAAAAGGCAAGGGGTAGAAAAACTTCTTTACAAACGATTGTCGATATTATGAAAGAAAAAATTGAGAATCCTTCTGATCAAACCATTTTTATTTCTCATGGAGATGATTTAGAAGATGCAAATTATACCGCTCAGTTAATCCAAGAGCAAATCGGTGTCAAAGAAATTGTTTTTGGAATGATTGGACCAGTCATTGGTGCACATTCAGGTCCAAAGACAATTGCAGTGTTTTTTATGGGTAATGAAAGATAA